Sequence from the Pirellulales bacterium genome:
CGCTCGTGGGGTTGTTGCCGGCGATCACGGCCTACCGCACCGACGTGGCGAGAATTCTGGGCGGGGCGAGGTGAGGTTTTTCGAGTGCGCTAGGATCGGCCGAGCGCAATCCTCATGGGCCCTCGCACCGCGGCGATTTGCGCTCTTGCGCTTCCGCGACGACAAATTCGCCTTGCCACGGAGGTCCACTTTACAAACGCCGCGAGCGAGCGACCCGACCCGGTGTGGGCCAGGGGCCGCGTCGGCGGTAGAATGAACCGCTCCCCAAACAACGCTCCTTCCCCCCGGGCGGTGACGCCGTGTTTCTCCCCCTGAGAGTCCTTGCCCGAAGCGCTGGTTTCGTTCGGCGACGCCCCGGTCTGCTCGAACAGGTCGTCGTCGGCATCCTGGCGATCGGCATGCTTGCCGCGCCGGCGCGGGCTTGTCCTTTCTGCGCCGCCGCTCAGCAGACGCTCGCCGAGGAACTGACCGGCGCCGACGCGGCGGTGATTGCCACGCTGGCTCGGCCGATGCCGGAGTTGTCGCTCGACGACCCCGCCGGCAGCGAACCGCAGCGCAGCACCGCGACGTTTCGCATCGAGGAGATCCTCTCCGGCGCCGACGAGGTCGGCGACGCCAAGGAGGTCGACGTCGTTTACTTCGGCGACAACGTCCCTGGGCAGAAGTTTCTCATCACAGCGATCTTGGACAACGAACTGGCGTGGGTCACCCCGTTGCCGTTGTCCGAACGAGCGATCGAGTACGTCAAGCAACTCCCCGGCTTGCCGCCGGCGGGGTCGGATCGTCTCGACTACTTTCAGAGGCATTTCGAGGACGCCGATCCGCTCTTGGCCCAGGACGCCTACGACGAATTTTCGCGGGCGCCTTACAAGGACGTCATTGACCTTGCGCCGCGAATGAATCGCAAGCAATTGTTGGCCTGGATCGACGATCCGAGAGTCGGCCCGTCGAGCCGGCGGCTCTATCTCACCATGTTGGGAGTCTGCGGCACGGCCGAGGACGTCGCCTATCTCGAGGAGTTGGCCTCGTACGATTACGGCATGCTCAAGCCGGCAGTCGCCGCCGCGATTGGCGTCGCCGGGCTTGTCGGCTCGTCCGTCGGCTGGCACGCGCTCGACACGACGCTCTACATGACCGAGAGCCGCAAGAAGGAAAGCCTCGATGCACTCTTGGCATGCTACCTCAAGTTGAAAGGCCCGGCAGGGCTCAAGCTGGTCAACGAGCGGTACTTGGCCAATCCCAAAGTCGAGTACAAGTATCTCCACGCGGCGATCATGGCCTTGCGGTTCCATGGCGAGGAGACCAGCGACTTGCCGCGCGAGGACCTGCTGGAGTCGATGCGGTTGGCGCTCGACCACAAGGACTTCGCCGACCAGATCATTCCCGACTTGACCCGTTGGCAGGATTGGGGGGTGATGGACCGGTTGATCGGCATGTTCAAGGATTCGCCCCCGAACGACTGGATTCGGCAGCCGGTCGCCTCGTACTTGCTCGTGGCGGCCGAGGAGCCGGGCGAAGTCGGCGCCAAGGCGACCGCGGCGCTCGACGAGATTCAAAAGCTTGACCCCGAGACGTACCAGCGGGCGAAGAGCTTCGCCGGGTTCGGTTTCTTCGGCGCCAAGCCGGCGACGGTCGCGGCGGCCAAGCCGGACGAATCGGCCGACGACAACAGCAGCGACGGGCTCGGCGACGAACTCGCGGGGACCGCTGCCGCGCCGATCGCGACCGGGAGCGGTCCCCCCGAATCGCCTCCCGATCCGGCTGACTTTGAACAAGAGGACGACCCCCGGCCGGCGGTCGCTGCGACGTCCGACGAGATCGAGCCCAAGTCGGCCGAGTCTTCCGCCGTGCCGGCGACGAACCGGTGGCTGATCATCGGCGCCCCGGTGCTGGGGGTGATCATCCTGATGGCGGTGTTCGCTGCGCTGCTCAAGGGAGCCGACCCGCGCTCGACCGACGGCGGGCCGTGATCCGGCCGAGCGCGCCGAACTTCGACCGGCAGAGGCCGCCTCGATTCCCCGTACGATTTGCGACACACGAGCTGACATGTCCGCGACCGACGTCCTTTCCCGCTCCTCGGCTGACGAGATCAGCGAGTTTCAGTACCGCCCGCTCGCGGCGTCGGCGATTGCTGCGCTGACGCTCGGGATTCTCTCGACGCTGATCTTCGTCGCGGGGCGCGACAGTTTGAGCGACAGCATGATGCTCGCCCCGCTGCCGCTGCTGGCGTTGTTCATGGCGTGGCGGACGCGGAACCAGTTGCGCGACAACCCGGGGCAGTATTCCGGGGGCCGTTTGGCGGCGGTCGGGTCGCTGCTGGCGGCGGTCTGTCTGGTGGGCGGGGTCGGCTACTCCTCGCTCGTTTACGCCACCGAGGTCCGCGACGGGTATCAGCGGATTTCGTTCCTGAGTTTGCGTCCCGATCAGGCCGACGAGCGAGCGGGACGCCCCGTGCCGACCGACGTGGCGACGCTGTCCGGCCAAAAGGTGTTCATCAAGGGCTACATGCGTCCCCCCGACTACGACCGAGTCAACAAGTTTCTGCTGGTCCGGGACAACCAGCAATGCTGCTACGGCGACATCAGCCAAGTGAAGTACTACGACCAAGTGTGGGTCGAGCTTCCTGAGAAGCAGTTAGCCAGCTACTCGACCGGCGTATTCCGGGTGCACGGCACGCTGCACGTGGCCCCCGAGTTGGTCGCGCGGCCGACTGGCAAGACCGTCTACTCGCTGCAAGCGGACTTCGTGGAATGACGCCCCGTGCTCGCATCGCCGACCTGACGCTTGTCGCCGCGGCCCTCGTTGCGGCGACGGGGTGCGACGAGACGGTTGCGCCTCAGGCCCGTGCGCGCAGCGGGGATTCCGCTGCCGCCGAAATCGCCCTGTCCGCCGCCGTAAGTGCCTCGCCAAGCGCCGGCGGGCGCGTGCAAGAGACGACCTTCGACGATCTCAAGTTCGAGATGGAATCCAACGCCGATTTCCGCGACGAAATGATCACCTCGGAGATCGCCGTTCGGTTCGGTCGCGAGATCCGCATCCGCGGCTACATGTTCCCGACGTTGCGCAAGAGCGGGCTGACGCAGTTCGTGCTCGTGCGGGACAATCTCGAATGCTGCTTCGGTCCCGGGGCGGCGCTGTACGACTGCGTTCTCGTCTACATGCGCCCCGGCGTGCGGGCCGAATACTCGGTCCGGCCGGTGACGGTCGAGGGGACGTTCCGGTTCGAGAAGATGCAGCCCGTGCCCGACG
This genomic interval carries:
- a CDS encoding DUF3299 domain-containing protein, whose amino-acid sequence is MTPRARIADLTLVAAALVAATGCDETVAPQARARSGDSAAAEIALSAAVSASPSAGGRVQETTFDDLKFEMESNADFRDEMITSEIAVRFGREIRIRGYMFPTLRKSGLTQFVLVRDNLECCFGPGAALYDCVLVYMRPGVRAEYSVRPVTVEGTFRFEKMQPVPDGPLLAIYRLDDAIVP